A portion of the Daphnia magna isolate NIES linkage group LG4, ASM2063170v1.1, whole genome shotgun sequence genome contains these proteins:
- the LOC116921377 gene encoding EEF1A lysine methyltransferase 1 yields MSEEQVVNMMFSDEKDGDEPELSLSTLAALNEFLSEKKEREERLRLIAETAERNDKVLDEVVLEEDWQLSQFWYDDHTSVVLANEALRLAGTEGRIACISCPTLYKELRKLKPASVKAQLFEYDTRFSVYGDDFTFYDYRSPLEIPKDLGSSFEVVVADPPFLSEECLTKTALTMRYLSKGPLILCTGSIMEDLAGRLLQLRMCAFQPKHRNNLANDFRCYANYDFDSATLVHETS; encoded by the exons ATGTCAGAAGAACAAGTAGTTAATATGATGTTCAGCGATGAAAAGGATGGCGATGAACCCGAACTTTCCCTTTCCACTCTAGCCGCCTTGAATGAGTTTCTctcagaaaaaaaggagagagaagaaCGGTTGCGGTTAATTGCAGAGACAGCAGAAAGAAATGACAAAGTCCTTGATGAAGTTGTTTTGGAAGAAGATTGG CAATTAAGCCAGTTCTGGTATGATGACCACACATCTGTTGTTCTTGCCAATGAAGCTTTGAGATTAGCTGGTACTGAAGGCAGGATTGCATGTATATCTTGTCCAACACTATACAAGGAATTGAGAAAGCTTAAACCAGCATCAGTCAAAG CCCAGTTGTTTGAATATGACACACGCTTTAGTGTGTATGGAGATGATTTTACCTTCTATGACTACCGTTCTCCTCTTGAGATACCAAAAGATCTTGGATCATCATTTGAGGTTGTAGTGGCTGATCCACCTTTCCTCAGTGAGGAATGTCTTACTAAAACTGCTCTGACCATGCGATATCTCTCCAAAGGTCCTCTCATCCTTTGCACAG GTAGCATTATGGAAGACTTAGCAGGACGTTTGCTCCAGCTCCGGATGTGTGCATTCCAACCTAAACATCGTAATAATCTTGCCAATGATTTTCGCTGTTATGCGAACTACGACTTTGATTCTGCCACACTGGTTCATGAAACGTCCTGA